In Geotalea uraniireducens, one genomic interval encodes:
- the gmhB gene encoding D-glycero-beta-D-manno-heptose 1,7-bisphosphate 7-phosphatase, translating into MAPESSATGGRPAVFLDRDGTINIEKSYLYRAEEFEFIPGAPEAIRLLKEAGFLVVVVTNQSGIARGYYDEAAVHRLHRFVDGELARVGAVIDAYYLCPHHPEHGAGSDCACRKPLPGMLLAAAADLGIDLGRSYIVGDKLADVVAGLRAGCRPLLVNTGYGAAEAAQLPPGVPACADILAAARLIVAESASD; encoded by the coding sequence ATGGCGCCGGAGAGCAGCGCCACCGGCGGTCGACCGGCCGTCTTCCTCGATCGTGACGGGACGATCAATATCGAGAAGTCGTACCTCTACCGGGCCGAAGAATTCGAATTCATTCCCGGCGCTCCGGAGGCGATCCGCCTGCTCAAGGAGGCCGGCTTTCTCGTGGTGGTGGTGACGAACCAGTCGGGAATCGCCCGGGGCTATTACGACGAGGCGGCGGTCCACCGGCTGCATCGCTTCGTCGATGGCGAGCTGGCCCGGGTCGGTGCCGTGATCGACGCCTACTATCTCTGCCCCCATCATCCGGAGCATGGCGCCGGGAGCGATTGCGCCTGCCGCAAGCCGTTGCCGGGGATGCTTCTTGCCGCCGCCGCCGACCTGGGGATCGACCTCGGCCGATCGTACATCGTCGGCGACAAGCTTGCCGACGTCGTGGCGGGCCTGCGGGCCGGCTGCCGGCCGCTGTTGGTGAACACGGGATACGGCGCAGCCGAGGCCGCACAGCTGCCGCCGGGAGTGCCTGCCTGTGCCGATATCCTGGCCGCCGCCCGGCTGATTGTTGCCGAGTCGGCCAGTGATTAA